The DNA region GTGTTCGAACTGAAATATTTCTTCAGCGAGAAAATCAAGAGCGATGAAGGAGACGATGTCTCCAATAAAATGATTAAAAATCTGATCAAGGAAATCATAGCGACCGAGCCGGATAAAAAGCCGTTCAACGATCAGAAAATCGCCGCTCTGTTGAAGGCCAAGGGTTATAACGTGGCCCGGCGCACGGTGGCGAAATATCGCGAACAGATGATGATTCCGGTATCCCGGTTGCGGAGGAGAATATGACCATGTCTTCTTTCCCTCCCATACACAGCACGACCATCCTCGGGCTGCGCCATCAGGGTAGAGTGGTGCTCGCCGGCGACGGCCAGGTGACCTATGGCGACACCGTTCTCAAAAACAAGGCCCGCAAAGTGCGCAAGCTGTATCACGATCAGGTCCTGGCCGGCTTTGCCGGAGGCGCCTCGGACGCCTTCACTCTGTTCGACCGGTTCGAGAACAAGCTGGATGAATTCCGCGGCAATTTGGGCCGTGCGGTGATCGAGATGGCGAAGGATTGGCGCAACGACCGCTTCCTCCGCCGTCTGGACGCTCAGCTGGTGGTGCTGGATAAAGAAAAGATCTATCTGATCACCGGCACCGGCGATCTGGTCGAACCCGATGACAACGCCATCGCCATCGGCAGCGGCGGTCCGTATGCCCTGGCGGCCGCGCGTGCGCTGATGAAGCATTCCAAACTCGACGCCCTGACGCTGGTCAAGGAGGCCATGGAGATCGCCGCCGGGCTGTGCATTTATACGAATTCCAAATTGACGATAGAGACGCTCGAATGAAGGACAACGAACTCAAGCCGCGCGAGATCGTCGCGGAGTTGGATAAATATATCATCGGCCAGGAGGATGCCAAGCGCGCTGTGGCCATCGCCCTGCGCAATCGCTGGCGCAGGCAAAAAGTCGCTGAGGAGTTGCGCGAAGAGATCATGCCGAACAACATCATTCTCATCGGCCCCACCGGTGTGGGCAAGACCGAACTGGCGCGCCGCCTGGCTAAATTAGCCAACGCCCCATTCATCAAAGTGGAGGCCAGCAAGTTCACCGAGGTGGGCTATGTCGGTCGCGATGTGGAATCCATCATTCGGGATCTGGTGGATTTGGCG from bacterium includes:
- the hslV gene encoding ATP-dependent protease subunit HslV — translated: MSSFPPIHSTTILGLRHQGRVVLAGDGQVTYGDTVLKNKARKVRKLYHDQVLAGFAGGASDAFTLFDRFENKLDEFRGNLGRAVIEMAKDWRNDRFLRRLDAQLVVLDKEKIYLITGTGDLVEPDDNAIAIGSGGPYALAAARALMKHSKLDALTLVKEAMEIAAGLCIYTNSKLTIETLE